In the Apteryx mantelli isolate bAptMan1 chromosome 1, bAptMan1.hap1, whole genome shotgun sequence genome, one interval contains:
- the GPR82 gene encoding probable G-protein coupled receptor 82, which translates to MRNSTCLQPSLATTIALPVIYSFLFITGSFGNILSAWIFSRQAPTKRTQYIYLANLVAANLLICSTMPFLAAYFASGYQWTYDSAVCRIANHLGTLIMHVSMYVTITILCSTALSQYATLKKSNDLTQYPQTVNESFYRCVLDKFRQPKFAKHLCITIWLTVVCVTVIAITYDAEVKPAQELHKCYNIKVESGEYTTKIAASVATACFFVSFITVLMSYYSLTRHLSKIQKNTCIGKKHLVYRTVKRNILVIQIILIVCFLPYHIFRPLFYVLLTNKDCQRLNYLVEIKNFLTCLAAAKSSLDPLITLLLDKTFKKSLYGLFRKPTSKHHKRTADIFTEETPSNRKEDGKKPAEYN; encoded by the coding sequence ATGAGAAATTCAACATGTCTTCAGCCATCGTTAGCTACTACTATAGCTCTACCAGTCATCTACTCTTTCCTATTTATTACTGGCAGTTTTGGAAATATTCTCTCTGCCTGGATATTTTCAAGGCAAGCACCTACAAAAAGAACACAATACATTTACCTGGCAAATCTTGTCGCTGCAAATTTACTCATATGTAGTACTATGCCTTTTCTGGCTGCCTACTTTGCAAGTGGGTATCAATGGACATATGATTCTGCAGTATGTAGAATAGCAAATCACCTTGGAACTCTCATTATGCACGTCAGTATGTATGTAACCATTACAATTTTATGTTCGACTGCTCTAAGTCAGTATGCAACACTGAAGAAAAGTAATGACCTCACACAATACCCTCAGACAGTTAATGAAAGCTTTTACAGATGTGTACTTGACAAGTTTCGGCAGCCAAAATTTGCTAAACACTTGTGTATCACTATATGGCTTACTGTGGTGTGCGTAACTGTAATAGCTATAACGTATGATGCCGAGGTAAAGCCTGCACAAGAACTTCACAAATGTTATAATATCAAGGTAGAATCTGGTGAATATACCACAAAGATTGCAGCTTCTGTTGCTACTGcatgtttttttgtatcttttataacAGTATTGATGTCATACTATTCGCTTACCAGACATCTgagtaaaatacaaaaaaatacctGCATTGGAAAGAAACATCTAGTTTATAGAACAGTCAAAAGAAATATTCTTGTCATCCAGATAATATTAATTGTCTGCTTTCTTCCATATCACATTTTCAGGCCACTTTTTTATGTTCTGCTTACAAACAAAGACTGCCAAAGGTTAAACTATCTAGTGGAAATTAAAAATTTCCTTACTTGTCTTGCGGCTGCTAAGAGTAGCTTAGATCCACTTATAACCCTTTTGCTAgacaaaacatttaagaaaagtcTGTATGGCCTGTTTAGAAAACCCACATCAAAACACCACAAACGTACAGCTGATATTTTTACTGAAGAGACCCCCTCAAATAGGAAGGAAGATGGAAAGAAGCCAGCGGAATATAACTAA